The Pseudarthrobacter sp. BIM B-2242 region GAAGAGGACAGCTACGTCAGCCGGGCAGGCCACAAACTGGCCGGCGCGCTTGACGCCTTCCCTGACGTCATGGTGGCAGGAAAAAGATGCCTTGACGCCGGCGCTTCCACCGGCGGCTTCACTGAGGTGCTGCTGCGGCGCGGTGCGGCACACGTGGTGGCGGTCGACGTCGGGCATGGCCAGCTGGTGCCGCAGCTCCGGGAAGACGCCCGCGTAGCCGTGCATGAGGGACTCAACGTGCGCTACATGACGCCCGGGGATATCGGCGGACAGGCCGAACTTACGGTGGCTGACCTCTCCTTCATCTCGCTGACCCTGGTGGCCCATCCGCTGGCCATGTGCACGCAGCCGGGCGGTGACCTGGTGCTTATGGTCAAGCCGCAGTTCGAAATCGGCAAGGACCGCCTTGGCCGCACCGGCGTGGTGACTTCTGAGCGCGAACGCCGGATGGCAGTGGAAAAGGTGGCCAACGCGGCGCTCGACGCCGGACTGGACTTATGCGGCCTGGCGGCCAGCCCCCTGCCCGGCCAGGACGGAAACGTCGAATACTTCCTGTGGATAAAGCGCAGGATGTCCCAAGACCTGCCTAAGATCGAAGAGCGCCACGCAGCCATGGACGGTTTGCTTGGCAGAATCTGGCCGAACCACTAGAAAGCGGAACTCGATGAGCAGGCGAGTACTTGTCCTTGCCCACACTGGCCGCGAGGAATCACTGAAGGCTGCCTGGGAAGCCTGCGCCCAGCTGTATGACGCAGGGATCGTCCCGGTGATGCAGGAATCCGAGCTGGCGGACATGGAGAGATTCTTCGGCCAGCTCAACCAGCCGGTGGAGATCCTGCACGATCATGTGCTGCTGCCTGACGTGGAGCTTGTGATGGTCCTTGGTGGTGACGGGACCATCCTTCGGGCAGCTGAGCTGGTCCGCGAGGTCGATGTCCCGCTTTTGGGCGTCAATCTTGGCCACGTCGGCTTCCTGGCCGAGAGTGAGCGGGCAGACCTGGCCCAGACCGTGGAGTGGATTGCCCGCCGCGCCTACACGGTGGAAGAGCGCATGACCATCGACGTCCAGGTGTGGGTCCGCGGCCAGAAGATCTGGCACACCTGGGCCCTTAATGAAGCCGCGATCGAAAAGGGCAACCGCGAACGCATGCTCGAGGTGGTCACCGAAGTGGACGAGCGCCCGCTGACGACATTCGGCTGCGACGGCGTGGTGCTTGCCACCCCGACAGGCTCAACCGCCTACGCCTTCTCGGCTGGCGGACCGGTGGTCTGGCCCGAGGTCGAAGCCCTGCTGATTGTGCCCATCAGCGCCCACGCGTTGTTTGCGAAGCCCCTGGTGGTATCGCCGGCGTCACGGCTGGCCGTGGAAGTCCTCACCCGGAACGGCGCCCAGGGCGTACTCTGGTGCGACGGCCGGCGTTCCGTGGACCTGCCGCCCGGTGCACGGGTGGAAGTGACAAAGTCCGCCACTCCGGTCCGCCTTGCAAGAACACATCAGACGCCATTCTCCGGCCGGCTGGTCCGCAAATTCGAGCTCCCCATCCATGGCTGGCGCGGGCCCGTGCCACAATCGGAGTCCATCCACACCGGGCCCCTTCCGGTCGTCCGGACGCTGCGGCCCATGCCGCCGCTTCAGGTTCCCTCCGGAGACCGGCCCGACGACACCACCGATCCCGCGACCGCAAAGTGAAGCATGCTTGAAGAACTGAGAATCCGCGATCTGGGCGTTATCACTGACGCCACCCTTCCGCTGGGCCCCGGGCTGAGCGTCGTCACCGGTGAAACCGGTGCAGGTAAAACGATGGTGGTCACCGCCGTCGGCCTCCTCCTCGGGGCAAGGTCCGACGCCGGTGCCGTGCGGAGCGGCGCGAAAAGCGCCACCGCGGAGGCCGTCCTTAAGCTCGACGCCGGGCACTCGGCAATAGCCCGGGCCATTGAGGCGGGCGCGGACGTGGAAGAGTTCGACGGCGGCGCGGAACTCATCCTTGCCCGTCGCCTCGGAGCGGACGGCCGCAGCCGTGCCTTCCTGGGCGGCCGGGCAGCCCCCGTGGGTGTCCTGGCCGAGATCGGTGAAACCCTTGTGGTGGTCCACGGCCAGTCGGACCAGATCAGGTTGAAGGGGGCGGTGGCCCAGCGCGGTGCCCTCGACAAGTTTGCCGGCGACGCCCTGGCCGGACCGCTGGGTACCTACCAGACGCTTCACACTCATTGGAAAGCAGTCCAGACAGAGCTGGAAACCCTCCGCAGCGCCGCCCGTGACAGGCTCCGCGAAGCCGAATCGCTGGAGATTGCGCTGGCCGAAATCGACGAAGTGGATCCGCAGCCGGGGGAGGACGAGACTCTCAAAGCGGAAGCCGTGAAACTGGCCAACGTGGAAGAACTCAGGATCGCAGCGAACACCGCGCACCAGGCCCTCATCGCGGAAGACTACGGCGATGAGGGCGACGCCACCACCCTGGTGGACGCCGCGAAACGCACCCTCGAACATGTGGCCGAACACGACGCCGAGCTGGGCTCCGCCGCGGCCCGCCTGGCAGAAGTGGGTTTCCTGCTCAACGACATCGCCACGGAACTGGCGAGCTACCAGGCGGGCCTGGACTCGGAAGGACCGGAAAGGCTCGCCGAAATCGAGGGCCGGCGCGCGTCCCTGGCCAAACTCGTCCGCAAGTATGCCCCCAGCATCGACGAAGTCCTGGTCTGGACCGAGAACGCCCGCGTGCGCTTCGATGAACTCCAGGACGACTCCACCCGGATCGAGGCGCTGGACGCCGAGGTTGCCAAGGCCGAAGCAGAACTGCAGAAGCAGGCCGCGGCCATCAGCAAGATCCGCGCCAAGGCTGCCAAAGACCTCTCCAGCCGCGTCAGCGCCGAGCTGAAGGCACTGGCCATGGCTGACGCCACCCTTCTGATCAACCTCGAAAACACAGGCCAGCTGATGCCGCACGGCGCGGACGAGATCTCCTTCCTGCTCCAGCCACACTCCGGGGCGCCTGCCCGACCACTTGGCAAGGGCGCCTCCGGCGGTGAACTGTCGCGTGTGATGTTGGCCATCGAAGTGGTCCTCGCCGCGGTGGACCCGGTGCCTACGTTCGTGTTCGACGAAGTGGATGCCGGCGTGGGCGGGCGTGCCGCCGTCGAAATCGGGCGCCGGCTGGCCATGCTCGCCCGCCACGTCCAGGTTCTGGTGGTCACGCACCTGCCGCAGGTGGCAGCGTTTGCGGATCAGCACATCACCGTCACCAAAACTTCAGTTCGAGGAGCCGACGGCGGCACTGCCACCGGGTTTACATCCAGTGATGTCCGCCTCCTCGACGGTGCCGAGCGGGTGAAGGAACTGGCCCGCATGCTTGCGGGCCAGGAGGACTCCGAATCGGCCCGGGCCCACGCCCAGGAGCTGCTTGACGACGCGAAACTGCTGCCACAGGGTGCCTAAGGGACGTCAGGCCCTTGATCGCAGGGCGCCTCGCCCTGCACACTGGATCATTTGGGGAACCAGTTCCTGATCAGGGGAAGGCTCATTTGATGATAGGCTCGAATTCCGTGGTGCAGCGATCAAATTCCCGTGTAAATTCCCGGTTCCCGGGCTCGTCCAAGACGACCAAACACATCTTCGTAACCGGTGGTGTGGCGTCCTCGCTCGGTAAGGGACTGACGGCTTCGAGCCTCGGTCACCTGCTGCGGGCACGCGGATTGTCTGTAACTATGCAGAAGCTCGATCCCTATCTCAATGTGGATCCGGGCACGATGAACCCCTTCCAGCACGGTGAAGTCTTCGTCACAGACGACGGCGCCGAGACGGACCTGGACATCGGACACTACGAGCGCTTCCTCGACGAAAACCTCGAAGGCTCAGCCAACGTGACCACCGGCCAGGTTTACTCGACCGTGATCGCCAAGGAACGCCGCGGCGAATACCTCGGCGACACTGTCCAGGTGATCCCGCACATTACCGATGAAATCAAGCGCCGCATGCGCCTGCCCGCCGAAGGCAAAAACGCGCCCGACGTCATCATCACCGAAATCGGCGGCACCGTCGGCGACATCGAGTCCCAGCCTTTCCTCGAGTCAGCCCGCCAGGTCCGCCAGGACATTGGCCGTGGCAACGTTTTCTTCGTCCACGTCTCGCTGGTTCCCTACATCGGACCGTCGCAGGAACTGAAGACCAAGCCAACCCAGCATTCCGTGGCGGCCCTGCGCTCCATCGGTATCCAGCCGGAAGCAATCGTGATCCGTTCGGACCGCGAAGTCCCCGAAGCCATGCGCGCCAAGATCGGCCGCATGTGCGACGTCGACATCGAAGCAGTCATCGGCTGCCCCGATGCCCCGAGCATCTACGACATCCCCAAAACCCTGCACACCCAGGGGCTGGACTCCTACATCGTCCGCGCCCTGGATTTGCCGTTCAAGGATGTGGACTGGACCAGCTGGGACAAGCTGCTCGAAGCAGTCCATAACCCCAAGCACCACGTCGAAATTGCCTTGGTGGGCAAGTACATCGACCTTCCGGACGCCTACCTGTCCGTGACCGAAGCCCTGCGCGCCGGCGGTTTTGCGAACGACACGAAGGTCAAGATCCGCTGGGTCCCGTCGGACGAATGCGAAACGCACGAAGGCGCCGTGGCATCCCTTGGCGGCGTGGATGCGATCTGCGTCCCCGGCGGCTTCGGTATCCGCGGCCTCGAAGGCAAGCTGGGCGCACTGAAATACGCCCGCGAATCACGGCTGCCCGTCCTGGGCCTGTGCCTTGGCCTGCAGTGCATGGTGATCGAGTATGCGCGCAACGTGGTGGGCCTGGAAGGCGCATCGTCAAGCGAGTTCGAGCCTGACTCAAAGTACCCGGTCATCGCCACGATGGAAGAGCAGCTGGACATTGTGGAAGGCAAGGGCGATCTCGGCGGCACCATGCGCCTTGGCCTGTACGAGGCCAAGCTGGACGAAGGCTCCGTCATTGCCGAGACCTACGGGAAGACCACCGTCAGCGAACGCCACCGCCACCGCTACGAGGTCAACAACAAGTACCGCGACCAGATCGCCGCCGAGGGCCTGGTGTTCTCCGGCACGTCACCGGACGGCAAGCTCGTGGAATATGTTGAACTGCCCCGCGAGGTCCACCCGTACTACGTGGCAACCCAGGCGCACCCGGAGCTGAGCTCACGTCCCACCAGGCCCCACCCGCTCTTCAGCGGACTGATTAAGGCCGCCCTGGACCACCAGAACGCACAGGGCGCACCAGAGGCCAAACCGTCACGCACGGTTGCGGCAAAATAGAACCGAATAAGTAGAGGACGGCGCGATGCCCGGTACACCTGAAACGATCCCAGCTGCAGAGCAGGTTTCGGATGCACCGAGCCCGCGCCGTCTTCTGTCTACGGAAAAAGTCTACGAAGGCCGGATCTGGGACGTTGTGAGCGACAGCTTCCAGCTGAGTGAGACCGGCGAAGCACTGACCCGTGACTACATCGACCACCCCGGCGCCGTCGCGGTGCTGCCGATGAACACTGCCGGGGAGGTACTCCTCATCCGGCAGTATCGCCATCCGGTAGGCATGGATCTCTGGGAAATCCCGGCAGGCCTCCTGGACATTGAAGGCGAAGATTTTGTGGTGGGCGCCGCCCGTGAGCTGGCTGAAGAGGCAGACCTCGCGGCCGCACAATGGAACGTCCTGGCGGACTTTTTCAATTCACCCGGGTCATCGAGCGAGGCCATCAGGATCTACCTGGCCCGTGACCTCACGGACGTGCCGCACCACGACCGCCACGAGCGGACCGATGAGGAAGCGGAGATCGAATTCCACTGGATCGCCCTGGACGAAGCCGTGGCGGCAGTCCTTGGCGGGCGGCTGCATAACCCCTCCGCCGTCGTCGGAATCCTGGCCGCAGCAGCAGCCCGGGCGGACGGCTTTGCCGGGCTCCGCCCCGCAAACGCACCCTGGCCGGCGCACCCCAGCCAGCGTTGATGACCGCCACCACGTCGCCGGAAACCACGTCGCCGGAATCCACCTCCCCGGCAGCCGCAGCGCCGGAAGCTGCAGCCGAGGCAGTCCAGCCCCAGACCGCCGTCGACCGCGCCATCACGGGATATCTTCAGCACATGGGCGTCGAACGGGGCCTGGCAGCCAACACGCTTGCCGCCTATCGCCGTGACCTGACGCGCTACTCCCGATACCTGGGGGCTCAGGGCTGTCACGCCCCGGACCAGATCACCCGCCATCATGTAACGGGTTTCGTGATGGCCCTCAATGACGGTTCCGACGGCGGCACGGCGCTGGGCGTCAGGTCTGCGGCCAGGACTGTGGTTGCCGTCCGCGGACTGCATAAATTCTGGGCCCTGGAAGGACTGACGGTGACGGATCCGGCCAGCGACGTCCACCCGCCCATGCCGGGTAAGAGGCTGCCCAAAGCCATCAGCGTGGATGAAGTCACGCGCATCCTCGAAGCGGCCGGCACAGACACCGCCACCGGCCTCCGGGACCGCGCACTGCTCGAATTCCTCTACTCCACCGGCGCCCGAATCAGTGAGGCCGTGGGCCTGGACGTGGACGACATTTCCCTGCAGGACGCTGAGGCCGGGCCGGCGGTGGTCCGGCTGTTCGGCAAGGGATCAAAGGAACGGCTCGTACCACTCGGCTCCTATGGCGCCCGGGCGCTCGACGCGTACCTTGTCCGGGGCCGCCCGTTGCTGGCTGCCAAGGGCAAGGGCACACCGGCCCTGTTCCTTAATGCCCGGGGCGGCCGGATCAGCCGCCAAAGTGCGTGGACCATCCTGAAAGTCGCGGCGGACAAGGCAAACATCACCAAAGACGTATCGCCGCACACCTTGCGGCATTCCTTCGCCACGCACCTGCTGGAGGGCGGCGCGGACGTCCGCGTGGTCCAGGAGCTGCTGGGCCATGCCTCCGTCACCACCACGCAGGTCTACACCCTGGTTACGGCGGACACCCTCCGGGAAATCTACGCCGCCGCCCACCCGCGCGCGCTGGGCTGACAACCAGGTTCAGCCTTCTTGGGTCTCGGCACATTGAACGCGGCATCCCCGGGGAACCGCGCCGGCCACGCCGCCGGTTATAGGGTTGAGGGCATGACATTCACCGCTGTCACGCTGTGCTTCCTCACCCGGGAGTCCACCGGCGTGTCCCAGGTCCTGCTGGGAACGAAGAAGACCGGTTTTGGGCTGGGCAAGGTGGTGGGACTCGGCGGCCACGTTGAGCCGGGGGAGACAGACCAGCAGGCTGCCTGCCGCGAAGTGCAGGAGGAAGCCGGTGTGGTAGTCCTCGAAGCAGACCTCCGTGACGCCGGGGTGGTGAAGTTCGACTTTCCCGCCCGGCCGGAATGGAACATGACTACCCGCCTGTTCGTGGCAGAGCGCTGGGACGGTGTTCCGGCTGAAAGCGCGGAGATCCGGCCGGAATGGTTCGACGTCGGGTCCTTGCCTGTGGAGCGGATGTGGCAGGACGCAGCGCATTGGCTGCCGCTGGCGCTAGGGGGGTCCGTGCTGCGGCTCACCGTGGTCCTGAACGATGACAACGAATCCGTCCGTGAGGTGCTGGACTACACCACGCGCTGAGGCGGAGACGCCGACGGCGGGCCGGTCACCTTCTACAGGTGACCGGCCCGCCGTCGACTGTTTGGGAGCCGGATGGGCCCACGCCGGTGGGGATTAGGGCACGTGCCGTTCTTCCGGGCCGTTGTATTCGCTCAGCGGCCGGATCAGTGAGTTCGACGCCGCCTGTTCCATGATGTGCGCTGTCCACCCTGTGATGCGGCTGGCCACGAACAGGGGAGTGAACGTGGGGGTGTCGAAGCCCATCAGGTGGTAGGTGGGGCCGGCCGGGTAGTCGAGGTTGGGCTTGATGGCCTTGGCCTCGTCCATGGCCTGCTCAAGGCCGTTGTACAGCCCCAGCAGTTCCGGACGGCCGTAGTGCGCGATCATCTTGTCCAGCGCGGCCTTCATGGTGGGGACGCGGGAGTCGCCGTGCTTGTAGACGCGGTGGCCGAAGCCCATGACCTTTTTCTTCTGCGCCAGGGCATCCTCCATCCAGGCCTTAGCCCGGGCAGCGGCCTGGTCCAGGGACTCCTCGGACCGGATGCCGATCTCGTCGAAAGTGTGCATGACGGCCTCGTTGGCGCCGCCGTGCAGCGGACCCTTGAGGGCACCGATAGCTGCCGTCACGGCCGAATGCAGGTCAGCCAGGGTTGAGGTGACCACCCGGGCGGTGAACGTGGAAGCGTTGAAGGAATGTTCGGCATAGAGGATCATCGAGACGTTGAAGGCCTCCACGACCTCCGGGACGTGATCCTCGCCGAACGCCATCCACAGGAAGTTCTCCGAGTAACCCAGCTCATCCCGGGGCTCCACCAGCTCCTGGCCGCGACGGCGGCGCTGGTCGTAGGCCACCACCGCGGGCATCGCAGCAAAGAGATCCACGGCCTTGGCCATATTGGCCTCGGGCGAGGAGTCCTCGGCCAGTTCGTGCCGGGCGCCCATGACGGACGCCGCCGTCCGGCACACATCCATCGGGTGCGAGGTGGTGGGGAGTGCGTCAATGACCTGCTTCACCACAGGATCAAGCGCCCGTCCTGCGCGCTCGCGGACCGAGAATGCGGACAGCTCTTCCGCGGTGGGCAGCTCGCCGTTCCAGAGCAGGTAGGCAACTTCTTCGAAGCTGCATTTGGCGGCAAGTTCCTGCACGGGGTAACCGCGGTAGAGCAGCGAGTTGGTGTCGGGGTTGACCTTGGAAACCGCGGTGTAGTCCACCACAACGCCGGCCAGGCCCTTCTTGATATCTTCAGCAGCCATGTTGAACTCCTTCGTTCTTGCGGGGTTCCGGGTCCTAGCGGACGCCGGGAATCTGGAAGTTGAAAACGCCGGTATCGAACTGGTTGTAGGCCTCGTAGTCCACGAGGTCATAGAGACGCGCACGGGTGAGCATGTTCTCCACCTGTGCTTCCTGTGACCCTGTTGCCTTGATCGATTCCAGCGTACGCTCTGCAGCGCCCATGGCAATGCGCAGGAGCGTGACGGGGTAGATCACCATGTTGACGCCCACGGACTGCAGCTGGTCAACCGTGAACAGATCGCTCTTGCCGAACTCCGTCATGTTGGCCAGGACCGGCACGTCCACGGCATCCCGGATGGCCTGGAACTCGGACAGGTCCTTCATGGCTTCCGGGAAGATGGCGTCGGCGCCGGCGTCCACCAGGGCCCGCGCGCGCTCCTGGGCCGCTTCAATGCCCTCCACGGCCCGGATGTCGGTCCGGGCCATGATGAGGAAGTTCGGATCCCGGCGCGCGTCCGCTGCGGCCCGGATGCGCTTGGCGGCGGTGTCCAGGTCCACCACGTTCTTGCCGTCCAGGTGGCCGCAGCGCTTGGGGTTGAACTGGTCTTCAATGTGGCAGCCGGCCAGTCCGGCGTTCTCAAGCTCCTGGATACTGCGGGCCACGTTCATGGGCTCGCCGAATCCGGTGTCCGCGTCCACCAGGCAGGGCAGGTCAGTCATACGGGCGATCTGCCCGGCCCGGGTGGCAACCTCAGTCAGGGTGGTCAGCCCGATGTCCGGCAGGCCAAGATCGTTGGCCAGCACGGCACCGGAGATGTACACGCCGGCAAAGCCCTTTTCCTCAATCAGCCGCGCGGACAGCGGGCTGAAGGCGCCGGGAAACTGCTGGATGGTGCCGGAGGCGAGCATCCCGCGCAGTGCCAGGCGCTTCTGCTCCGGGGTTTTCTTCGAGTACAGCATGTGTTCTCCCTGTCGGAGGTCGGAAAGAAAGAGCCTAGAAAAGGCCGGCGGGTGCGTTGCTGAGGTCGATCACACCGGGGGCGGCGGTGATGTTCAGCTGGTCCAGCTCGCCCGGACCCAGGTCCGGCAGGCTTTCGGCAGCTGCCAGGAAACGTTCGATTTCCTCCTCGGCCACAAGGCCGGCTGCCAGCGTGCGGAACTTGTTGATGTACTGCTGGCGGGCGAACGGCCGGGCGCCCAGCGGGTGGGCGTCGGCTACGGCAATCTCATCGGTGATCACGGTGCCGTCGTTCAGGGTGATCTCAACCGAACCGCCGAAGGCCTTCTCGGCGATGTCCAGTGAGTGGTAGCGGCGCGTCCATTCCGGGTCTTCCTCGGTGGCGACCTTGTGCCACAGCTCCACGGTGTCGGGCCGGCCGGCACGCTCCGGGGCGTAGGAATCAACGTGGTGCCAGCTGCCGTCCTGCAGGGCGACGGTGAAGATGTACGGGATGGAGTGGTCCAGCGTTTCGCGGCTGGCTGTGGGGCTGTACTTCTGCGGATCGTTGGCGCCGGAGCCGATCACGTAGTGCGTGTGGTGGCTGGTCTTGATCAGGACTGACTTGACGTTGGCGGGGTCGGTGGCCTCCGGGTGTTCCTTGTGGAGCTTGCGGGCCAGATCGATCCAGGCCTGGGCCTGGTATTCGGCGGAGTGTTCCTTGGTGTACGTGTCCATGATGGCGCGCTTGGGTTCGCCGGCTTCGGGCAGCGGAACCTCGTACGAGGCGTCGGGGCCA contains the following coding sequences:
- a CDS encoding TlyA family RNA methyltransferase, with the protein product MARLDQALVARGLARSRTHAAALIAEGKVSSSGQILSKASLQVPEDRDLAVEHTEEDSYVSRAGHKLAGALDAFPDVMVAGKRCLDAGASTGGFTEVLLRRGAAHVVAVDVGHGQLVPQLREDARVAVHEGLNVRYMTPGDIGGQAELTVADLSFISLTLVAHPLAMCTQPGGDLVLMVKPQFEIGKDRLGRTGVVTSERERRMAVEKVANAALDAGLDLCGLAASPLPGQDGNVEYFLWIKRRMSQDLPKIEERHAAMDGLLGRIWPNH
- a CDS encoding NAD kinase; translated protein: MSRRVLVLAHTGREESLKAAWEACAQLYDAGIVPVMQESELADMERFFGQLNQPVEILHDHVLLPDVELVMVLGGDGTILRAAELVREVDVPLLGVNLGHVGFLAESERADLAQTVEWIARRAYTVEERMTIDVQVWVRGQKIWHTWALNEAAIEKGNRERMLEVVTEVDERPLTTFGCDGVVLATPTGSTAYAFSAGGPVVWPEVEALLIVPISAHALFAKPLVVSPASRLAVEVLTRNGAQGVLWCDGRRSVDLPPGARVEVTKSATPVRLARTHQTPFSGRLVRKFELPIHGWRGPVPQSESIHTGPLPVVRTLRPMPPLQVPSGDRPDDTTDPATAK
- the recN gene encoding DNA repair protein RecN: MLEELRIRDLGVITDATLPLGPGLSVVTGETGAGKTMVVTAVGLLLGARSDAGAVRSGAKSATAEAVLKLDAGHSAIARAIEAGADVEEFDGGAELILARRLGADGRSRAFLGGRAAPVGVLAEIGETLVVVHGQSDQIRLKGAVAQRGALDKFAGDALAGPLGTYQTLHTHWKAVQTELETLRSAARDRLREAESLEIALAEIDEVDPQPGEDETLKAEAVKLANVEELRIAANTAHQALIAEDYGDEGDATTLVDAAKRTLEHVAEHDAELGSAAARLAEVGFLLNDIATELASYQAGLDSEGPERLAEIEGRRASLAKLVRKYAPSIDEVLVWTENARVRFDELQDDSTRIEALDAEVAKAEAELQKQAAAISKIRAKAAKDLSSRVSAELKALAMADATLLINLENTGQLMPHGADEISFLLQPHSGAPARPLGKGASGGELSRVMLAIEVVLAAVDPVPTFVFDEVDAGVGGRAAVEIGRRLAMLARHVQVLVVTHLPQVAAFADQHITVTKTSVRGADGGTATGFTSSDVRLLDGAERVKELARMLAGQEDSESARAHAQELLDDAKLLPQGA
- a CDS encoding CTP synthase, which codes for MIGSNSVVQRSNSRVNSRFPGSSKTTKHIFVTGGVASSLGKGLTASSLGHLLRARGLSVTMQKLDPYLNVDPGTMNPFQHGEVFVTDDGAETDLDIGHYERFLDENLEGSANVTTGQVYSTVIAKERRGEYLGDTVQVIPHITDEIKRRMRLPAEGKNAPDVIITEIGGTVGDIESQPFLESARQVRQDIGRGNVFFVHVSLVPYIGPSQELKTKPTQHSVAALRSIGIQPEAIVIRSDREVPEAMRAKIGRMCDVDIEAVIGCPDAPSIYDIPKTLHTQGLDSYIVRALDLPFKDVDWTSWDKLLEAVHNPKHHVEIALVGKYIDLPDAYLSVTEALRAGGFANDTKVKIRWVPSDECETHEGAVASLGGVDAICVPGGFGIRGLEGKLGALKYARESRLPVLGLCLGLQCMVIEYARNVVGLEGASSSEFEPDSKYPVIATMEEQLDIVEGKGDLGGTMRLGLYEAKLDEGSVIAETYGKTTVSERHRHRYEVNNKYRDQIAAEGLVFSGTSPDGKLVEYVELPREVHPYYVATQAHPELSSRPTRPHPLFSGLIKAALDHQNAQGAPEAKPSRTVAAK
- a CDS encoding NUDIX hydrolase; translation: MPGTPETIPAAEQVSDAPSPRRLLSTEKVYEGRIWDVVSDSFQLSETGEALTRDYIDHPGAVAVLPMNTAGEVLLIRQYRHPVGMDLWEIPAGLLDIEGEDFVVGAARELAEEADLAAAQWNVLADFFNSPGSSSEAIRIYLARDLTDVPHHDRHERTDEEAEIEFHWIALDEAVAAVLGGRLHNPSAVVGILAAAAARADGFAGLRPANAPWPAHPSQR
- the xerD gene encoding site-specific tyrosine recombinase XerD, yielding MTATTSPETTSPESTSPAAAAPEAAAEAVQPQTAVDRAITGYLQHMGVERGLAANTLAAYRRDLTRYSRYLGAQGCHAPDQITRHHVTGFVMALNDGSDGGTALGVRSAARTVVAVRGLHKFWALEGLTVTDPASDVHPPMPGKRLPKAISVDEVTRILEAAGTDTATGLRDRALLEFLYSTGARISEAVGLDVDDISLQDAEAGPAVVRLFGKGSKERLVPLGSYGARALDAYLVRGRPLLAAKGKGTPALFLNARGGRISRQSAWTILKVAADKANITKDVSPHTLRHSFATHLLEGGADVRVVQELLGHASVTTTQVYTLVTADTLREIYAAAHPRALG
- a CDS encoding 8-oxo-dGTP diphosphatase; the encoded protein is MTFTAVTLCFLTRESTGVSQVLLGTKKTGFGLGKVVGLGGHVEPGETDQQAACREVQEEAGVVVLEADLRDAGVVKFDFPARPEWNMTTRLFVAERWDGVPAESAEIRPEWFDVGSLPVERMWQDAAHWLPLALGGSVLRLTVVLNDDNESVREVLDYTTR
- a CDS encoding bifunctional 2-methylcitrate synthase/citrate synthase — translated: MAAEDIKKGLAGVVVDYTAVSKVNPDTNSLLYRGYPVQELAAKCSFEEVAYLLWNGELPTAEELSAFSVRERAGRALDPVVKQVIDALPTTSHPMDVCRTAASVMGARHELAEDSSPEANMAKAVDLFAAMPAVVAYDQRRRRGQELVEPRDELGYSENFLWMAFGEDHVPEVVEAFNVSMILYAEHSFNASTFTARVVTSTLADLHSAVTAAIGALKGPLHGGANEAVMHTFDEIGIRSEESLDQAAARAKAWMEDALAQKKKVMGFGHRVYKHGDSRVPTMKAALDKMIAHYGRPELLGLYNGLEQAMDEAKAIKPNLDYPAGPTYHLMGFDTPTFTPLFVASRITGWTAHIMEQAASNSLIRPLSEYNGPEERHVP
- the prpB gene encoding methylisocitrate lyase — translated: MLYSKKTPEQKRLALRGMLASGTIQQFPGAFSPLSARLIEEKGFAGVYISGAVLANDLGLPDIGLTTLTEVATRAGQIARMTDLPCLVDADTGFGEPMNVARSIQELENAGLAGCHIEDQFNPKRCGHLDGKNVVDLDTAAKRIRAAADARRDPNFLIMARTDIRAVEGIEAAQERARALVDAGADAIFPEAMKDLSEFQAIRDAVDVPVLANMTEFGKSDLFTVDQLQSVGVNMVIYPVTLLRIAMGAAERTLESIKATGSQEAQVENMLTRARLYDLVDYEAYNQFDTGVFNFQIPGVR